In the genome of Gloeotrichia echinulata CP02, one region contains:
- a CDS encoding DUF3326 domain-containing protein, whose translation MSNVITKDFEIVCPSQQLIWSEIAHRIEELGLPGTPIRLILTGIKEQKLVFESSFLETDRKPVWPSLLNIRPRQISSAKPFVAVSIIPTGVRAEIGGFAGDATPSVNLLAKACDYLVVNPNSVTASDLYYASDNVLYLEGNLICHLLLGHTTLIPENRTNIGVIIEKTQEKYLNNIFNAINALRTVAGINIEPVVVTSGPVKTECIFSSYGHASGRFEGIEQLMEALDVVAKTNTTALAFSTTLSVEEEVKHKYFKGEIIPNPWGGAEAILTHMTTNFYPFTAAHSPLSVDEDYSLFSTLGDPRDGAELISNSFLCSTLKGLTHSPRLTKYDTPLPSGCQGISVDNISAVVMPESTVGNIPFFSALEQNIPVILVRDNYTQYEVTPSILGIDHSQKKIYYVNSYMEAAGLLLALRHGIFPEATTRPISPIKPIFL comes from the coding sequence GTGTCAAACGTTATTACCAAAGACTTTGAAATTGTATGTCCTTCCCAGCAACTAATTTGGAGTGAAATCGCTCATCGCATTGAAGAACTTGGACTACCAGGAACACCAATTCGACTAATTTTAACTGGAATTAAGGAACAGAAGTTAGTATTTGAAAGCAGTTTTCTGGAAACAGACAGAAAACCTGTCTGGCCTTCTTTATTAAATATTCGTCCTCGGCAAATTTCTTCAGCTAAACCTTTTGTAGCTGTCAGTATTATCCCCACAGGAGTTCGTGCAGAAATAGGAGGTTTTGCCGGAGATGCAACCCCAAGTGTTAATCTTTTAGCTAAAGCTTGTGATTATTTAGTTGTTAATCCCAACTCAGTTACAGCTTCTGACCTTTATTATGCTAGTGACAATGTTCTTTACCTGGAAGGGAATTTAATTTGTCATTTATTGTTAGGGCATACTACTCTGATTCCGGAAAATCGTACCAATATTGGTGTGATTATCGAGAAAACCCAAGAGAAATATTTGAATAATATTTTCAATGCTATCAATGCTCTGAGAACTGTGGCAGGCATTAATATTGAACCTGTAGTAGTTACAAGTGGTCCTGTAAAAACTGAATGTATTTTTTCTTCCTATGGTCATGCTTCTGGAAGATTTGAAGGCATTGAGCAACTTATGGAGGCATTAGATGTTGTCGCCAAAACGAATACGACTGCTCTTGCTTTTTCCACAACTCTCTCCGTTGAAGAAGAAGTTAAACACAAGTATTTCAAAGGAGAAATCATACCTAATCCTTGGGGAGGAGCAGAGGCGATTCTCACACACATGACAACAAATTTTTATCCTTTCACTGCTGCTCATTCGCCATTATCTGTAGATGAAGATTATAGCCTATTTTCTACTCTAGGAGACCCACGGGATGGAGCAGAATTAATCTCTAATTCATTTCTTTGTTCGACTTTGAAAGGATTAACCCACTCTCCACGCCTGACTAAATACGATACTCCATTGCCATCAGGATGTCAGGGCATTTCTGTAGACAATATCTCAGCAGTGGTAATGCCAGAAAGCACTGTAGGTAATATTCCCTTTTTTAGCGCACTTGAGCAAAATATTCCAGTGATTCTAGTTCGGGATAATTATACGCAGTATGAAGTAACTCCTTCTATTCTGGGAATTGACCACAGTCAGAAGAAAATCTACTACGTCAATAGTTACATGGAAGCTGCTGGGTTACTCCTGGCTTTACGACATGGGATTTTTCCCGAAGCAACAACACGTCCTATATCCCCAATAAAGCCAATTTTTCTCTAA
- a CDS encoding ISL3 family transposase, whose translation MTQLLNLPEVLVESSLQEGQVLILSVGKKAKSASCPHCGQNSRHLHQNQKCLVKDLPMGDFEVILNVNRRRFKCKKCRKTFNEKLDFLGARKRYTYRYAEYIIKQVINSNVSNVARNNGLTNEEVISMLEDVAKNVMPIDVKDLRRLGIDEISLVKGQGKFIVVLVDIDSGKLIGLVKERKQIEIKKTMRMWGEKVLSQIEEVSIDMTGNYKSLIEKICPNALVTVDRFHVTKLVHEELNRARIAEKKIASELNAPERKKVFESLKGNKFTILKAENKLTEKQKDKLNRIKQASPLIARMHSLKEDFHNLFEDNKNVVTGTLELINWLKKAEPYYQRSVQTIKRWFGEIVGYFERRTTSGVVEGINNKLKLIKRSGFGFRNFRNFEIRALLSWHYPINLAR comes from the coding sequence ATGACTCAACTCCTAAATTTGCCTGAAGTATTAGTAGAATCAAGCCTACAAGAGGGTCAAGTCCTAATTCTATCAGTAGGTAAAAAAGCGAAAAGTGCATCGTGCCCACACTGTGGTCAAAACTCAAGACATTTACATCAAAATCAAAAATGTTTAGTGAAAGATTTACCGATGGGGGATTTTGAAGTAATACTGAATGTCAATAGACGAAGATTCAAGTGTAAAAAATGCCGAAAAACATTTAATGAAAAGCTAGATTTTCTAGGAGCAAGAAAGAGGTATACATACCGATATGCGGAATATATTATCAAACAAGTGATTAATAGTAATGTAAGTAATGTGGCAAGAAATAATGGACTAACTAATGAAGAAGTCATATCAATGCTTGAAGATGTAGCTAAAAATGTGATGCCAATAGATGTCAAAGATTTAAGAAGATTAGGAATAGATGAAATTAGTTTGGTCAAAGGACAAGGAAAATTTATTGTCGTGCTAGTAGATATAGATTCAGGTAAATTGATAGGTTTAGTAAAAGAAAGAAAACAAATTGAAATCAAAAAAACCATGAGAATGTGGGGAGAAAAAGTTTTGTCACAAATAGAAGAAGTAAGTATTGATATGACAGGCAATTATAAATCTTTAATTGAGAAGATTTGTCCAAACGCCCTTGTAACGGTAGATAGGTTCCATGTTACTAAATTAGTACATGAAGAATTAAATCGAGCTAGGATAGCAGAAAAGAAAATAGCATCTGAGTTAAATGCCCCGGAAAGAAAAAAAGTATTTGAAAGTTTAAAAGGAAATAAATTTACAATTCTAAAAGCCGAGAATAAGCTCACCGAAAAGCAAAAAGATAAATTAAATAGAATTAAACAAGCTTCTCCTTTAATAGCTAGAATGCATTCATTAAAAGAAGATTTTCACAATTTATTTGAAGACAATAAAAATGTGGTAACGGGAACGCTAGAATTAATCAATTGGTTAAAAAAAGCTGAACCATATTATCAAAGAAGTGTGCAGACAATTAAACGGTGGTTTGGAGAAATAGTCGGATATTTTGAACGAAGGACTACCAGTGGAGTAGTAGAAGGAATAAATAATAAACTGAAGTTAATAAAGCGAAGTGGATTTGGATTTAGAAACTTTCGTAATTTTGAGATTAGAGCTTTACTTTCTTGGCATTATCCTATCAATTTAGCACGCTAA
- a CDS encoding class I SAM-dependent methyltransferase has translation MSSVENQISSTFDRLSSDSEVENVIKISEIESIHYDGRHYNLVYENNYFDPDYLVADIPFWIDMANQYGGPILELCCGNGRVAVTLAENGSQVTGIDISESMLEEARRKSSQVEWIHGDIRNFDLDKQFSLIIIPINSIGHITDLESIENCLSMVRKYLQPGGRFIIDLENYLNQDILDFLLSKTRNLYSVYEDPDGKGTVVVTYENELDWPGQIWYLKLFFRLIGQKKEFLEETKVRLYFPKELDMLLKYNGFTIENRFGDYDLTPFTSQSPRLILICRS, from the coding sequence ATGAGTAGTGTGGAAAACCAGATTTCATCAACTTTTGATAGATTATCGAGTGATTCAGAAGTAGAAAATGTGATCAAAATTTCGGAAATTGAGTCTATCCATTATGATGGCAGACATTACAATCTAGTTTATGAGAATAACTACTTTGATCCCGATTATCTGGTTGCTGACATTCCTTTTTGGATAGACATGGCAAATCAGTATGGTGGTCCGATTTTGGAACTATGTTGCGGTAATGGGCGAGTTGCCGTTACTTTAGCAGAAAATGGTTCGCAGGTGACGGGGATTGATATTTCCGAATCTATGCTAGAGGAAGCAAGAAGAAAATCCTCTCAAGTAGAATGGATACACGGTGATATCCGAAATTTTGACCTTGATAAACAGTTTTCTTTGATCATAATTCCGATTAATTCTATTGGACATATTACCGATTTAGAATCAATTGAAAACTGTTTGAGCATGGTTCGGAAATATTTGCAGCCAGGTGGCAGATTTATTATTGATCTAGAAAATTACTTAAATCAAGATATCCTGGATTTCTTGTTGTCCAAAACCAGAAACTTGTATTCAGTATATGAAGATCCAGACGGAAAAGGTACGGTCGTCGTGACTTATGAAAATGAGTTGGATTGGCCGGGACAGATATGGTATTTAAAGCTTTTTTTCCGATTAATAGGGCAGAAAAAAGAGTTTCTTGAAGAAACAAAAGTTCGATTATATTTCCCAAAAGAGCTAGATATGCTGCTCAAGTATAACGGTTTTACAATTGAGAATCGGTTTGGGGATTATGATCTGACACCTTTCACTTCGCAATCACCCCGACTGATATTAATTTGCCGTTCCTAA
- a CDS encoding aminotransferase class I/II-fold pyridoxal phosphate-dependent enzyme has translation MEPKANSINGKLSTYEMIAYHEPEIKLRLHTPAHQGVRGVSEYFDDSIYAYDLPFFNRDKFDDIEKHVSNLYKTKRTFFITGGATQGILIACSLLARKHRKVAIGINSHLSIIHGFILSGIEPFFILSRSLMPTDEEVIQALETAAGEVTALFLTHPSYDGIITDLGRISQYCRSKNIELMIDEAHGTHFPFLEQENLSALTQKCDLVVHSLHKFIGSLVQTALIHLPESSVITEEEVITALSLFETTSRSNLLLLSIEEAIQLAFGDQRKSLFHKAARNSSQLRCLLNNWGNTLTYDSQVQDPLKLFLYSDRATGDELGELLCELGVDYEYCDPRGVLLIFSFQNTENDFMYVAKVLQEIYTTLATQAQGQLFDKYLLVRTPVMRCSPREAFFASTRKQIHLESAKGLVSCNSIKKIPPCVPVLIPGEEITDWHLQRIAPNTVVEVIHQRFTHE, from the coding sequence ATGGAACCCAAAGCGAACTCCATCAATGGCAAATTGTCCACTTATGAGATGATTGCATATCATGAACCAGAAATAAAACTTCGGCTACACACTCCTGCTCATCAAGGAGTTAGAGGGGTATCTGAATATTTTGATGATAGCATCTATGCCTATGATTTACCTTTCTTTAATCGTGACAAATTTGATGATATAGAAAAGCATGTTTCTAATTTATATAAAACTAAGCGTACATTTTTTATTACAGGAGGAGCTACCCAAGGTATTTTAATTGCCTGTAGTTTACTAGCAAGAAAGCACCGGAAAGTAGCGATTGGTATAAATAGTCATCTGTCGATAATTCATGGATTTATCCTCTCAGGAATAGAGCCATTTTTTATTTTGTCGCGTTCGTTAATGCCAACAGATGAAGAAGTTATTCAAGCATTAGAAACAGCAGCAGGAGAAGTAACGGCTCTTTTTTTAACCCATCCGAGTTATGATGGCATCATAACTGACTTAGGCAGAATTTCCCAATACTGTCGAAGTAAAAATATTGAGTTGATGATTGATGAAGCACATGGAACTCATTTTCCTTTTTTAGAGCAGGAAAATTTATCAGCATTGACTCAAAAATGTGATTTAGTTGTTCATAGTCTGCACAAATTTATTGGTAGTCTGGTGCAAACAGCTTTAATTCATTTACCTGAATCCTCAGTCATTACAGAAGAAGAAGTCATCACAGCGCTGTCACTATTTGAAACTACATCACGGAGTAACCTGCTGTTATTAAGTATAGAAGAAGCTATTCAACTGGCTTTTGGAGATCAAAGAAAGTCTCTTTTCCACAAGGCTGCTCGCAATTCATCACAATTGCGATGTCTCCTGAATAATTGGGGAAATACATTAACCTATGATTCCCAGGTACAAGATCCATTAAAGTTATTTTTGTATAGTGATCGCGCTACAGGTGATGAGCTTGGGGAATTACTGTGTGAACTTGGTGTTGATTACGAATACTGCGATCCTAGAGGAGTCCTACTAATTTTCTCATTTCAAAATACTGAAAATGATTTTATGTATGTAGCCAAAGTTCTGCAAGAAATTTACACAACTCTTGCTACTCAAGCACAAGGACAATTATTTGACAAGTATCTTTTAGTTCGCACTCCAGTAATGCGCTGTTCACCAAGAGAGGCTTTTTTTGCATCTACAAGAAAGCAAATTCATTTAGAATCAGCAAAGGGACTAGTGAGTTGCAACAGTATTAAAAAAATTCCCCCCTGTGTTCCCGTTTTAATACCTGGTGAAGAAATCACCGACTGGCATCTTCAGAGGATAGCACCAAATACTGTAGTTGAGGTAATACACCAGAGGTTTACTCATGAATGA
- a CDS encoding CHAT domain-containing protein encodes MDGGETVLYWAKAENQVDPVTGTRLIERLRSLKGAKGLPHFTFLSTCESASPEAEAGLGGFGQRLVRDLGMPAVIAMTEKVTVKTALALGAKFYEQLGKTGEVDIALQEAAASLAERQDITVPALFSRLGGRPLFSDQLDRDLTNAEIKYGLVRLEGLLKE; translated from the coding sequence ATAGATGGTGGGGAAACGGTCCTCTACTGGGCGAAAGCAGAGAATCAGGTAGACCCAGTGACAGGAACACGGTTAATTGAAAGATTGCGATCGCTCAAAGGCGCTAAAGGGCTACCTCATTTTACCTTTCTCTCGACCTGCGAAAGTGCCAGCCCAGAAGCAGAAGCGGGATTAGGGGGTTTTGGACAAAGATTGGTGCGGGATTTAGGAATGCCGGCAGTTATTGCTATGACTGAGAAAGTCACGGTGAAAACTGCCTTGGCTTTAGGTGCGAAATTTTACGAGCAACTGGGTAAAACTGGGGAGGTGGATATAGCATTACAGGAGGCGGCTGCATCCCTTGCAGAACGCCAGGATATTACTGTTCCTGCCCTATTTAGCCGCTTGGGTGGGCGTCCCCTATTTAGTGACCAACTTGACCGCGATTTGACGAACGCCGAAATTAAATATGGTTTGGTGCGGTTGGAAGGATTGTTAAAAGAGTGA
- a CDS encoding amino acid adenylation domain-containing protein, whose product MNEHFNHAKILVPNLQQELDSAQLPTETELHKLLIEWNNTQRDYPQDKCIHELFAEQVKRTPEAIAVVFEQEQLTYQELNAKANQLAHHLQSLGVEPEVLVGICVERSLEMVVGILGILKAGGAYVPLDPSYPLERLAFILEDTGVPILLTKAQQVNQLPPHQGYVVCLDTDWQTIASHSEKNPTNTVTAGNLAYVIYTSGSTGKPKGVLIEYQSLLNLVFWHQQTFSVSPTDRATQLASPAFDASVWELWPYLTAGASVYIANEQTRVSPVQLRDWLVFNKITICFLPIPLAESVLLLDWPVDVALRTLLTGGDKLHNYPLPSVPFDLVNNYGPTENTVVATCGFIPAQERTDRPPAIGRPITNTQIYLLDAQLQPVPIGYPGELYIGGKSLARGYLNRPDLTKEKFIPNPFSHQPGSRLYKTGDLARYLPDGNIEFLGRIDHQVKIRGFRIELGEIEAALRQYPEVREAVVIAREDIPGDKRLVAYLVENPQSRVLSQQKLIPLLRSFLQAKLPGYMVPDRFVILDALPLTPNGKVDRSSLPIPDATRPEQSENFVPPSTPTEEILTAIWAEVLGLEQVGINDNFFELGGNSLLATSIVSRIQEAFSIKLPPDYPFTAPTIASVSQSIENVPPTEFSSMAVDILPPLVPVLREKYIPLSFAQQSVWELMKLNPNSYPFNCHLTLHFTILPSPQVLEQSINEIIRRHEILRTSFTIVAGELQQVVAPSLTLPLNIVDLQHLLPVERDAEVQRIADQEARHKFNLASEPLIKTILLQLTKEEHRLLITIHYLIIDGWSIGILLQELRTLYSAFSIGKPSGADATRTPLPEPLVQYADFTLWEQKWLNAEVLEKQLAYWQKKLTNIPIPLNLLPTKQPQQSSSSRYASSYSLELPQSLGVAIKALSRSQGVTNFVIILTALKILLFKSSGQSEIIVIGEAANRRTPIIEKMIGWFINSLYLHSHVDNSQTGLTLLKQVKDTVSEAIAHQDIPVDNVFNSISKLKTLQTTFVSMTPPIPWQGEIFELEPMSLLNEGEVWDEEQTPLEIYIYSPNENSSIIKILGYYSTNLFTHESMEQFFRNYQKILQQLVECPEIKIAEFE is encoded by the coding sequence ATGAATGAGCATTTTAATCATGCAAAAATACTAGTTCCTAATTTACAGCAAGAACTTGATAGCGCACAGCTTCCTACAGAGACAGAACTGCATAAGTTATTAATCGAGTGGAATAACACTCAACGCGATTATCCTCAAGATAAGTGTATTCATGAATTATTTGCAGAGCAGGTAAAACGCACACCAGAAGCTATCGCTGTAGTTTTTGAACAGGAACAACTAACCTACCAAGAACTTAATGCCAAAGCAAATCAGTTAGCACATCACCTGCAAAGCTTGGGCGTTGAGCCAGAAGTACTGGTGGGTATATGTGTAGAGCGTTCCCTAGAAATGGTGGTGGGAATTCTTGGTATCCTCAAAGCAGGTGGTGCTTATGTTCCCCTTGACCCTAGCTATCCTCTAGAACGCTTGGCATTCATACTAGAAGATACTGGCGTTCCAATATTGCTGACCAAAGCGCAGCAGGTAAATCAGCTTCCTCCACACCAGGGATATGTAGTTTGCTTAGATACAGACTGGCAAACGATTGCCTCCCATAGTGAGAAAAATCCCACAAACACGGTGACAGCAGGCAATTTAGCCTACGTCATCTACACATCAGGGTCTACAGGTAAACCCAAGGGCGTGCTAATAGAATACCAGAGCCTGTTAAATCTTGTCTTCTGGCATCAACAAACTTTTTCTGTATCGCCTACAGACCGAGCAACTCAGTTGGCTAGTCCAGCATTTGATGCTTCCGTGTGGGAGTTGTGGCCTTACCTGACAGCAGGAGCAAGTGTTTACATCGCCAATGAACAGACTCGTGTCTCACCTGTGCAGCTTCGTGATTGGTTGGTGTTCAATAAAATTACCATTTGTTTTCTGCCCATACCACTGGCTGAGAGCGTTTTATTGTTGGATTGGCCTGTAGACGTAGCTTTGCGAACTTTGCTAACTGGTGGAGACAAACTCCATAACTATCCTTTACCTTCAGTTCCCTTTGATTTGGTAAATAATTACGGGCCGACAGAGAATACTGTTGTCGCTACTTGCGGTTTTATTCCTGCTCAAGAGCGAACCGACAGGCCACCAGCAATTGGGCGACCAATTACCAACACCCAAATTTATTTGCTAGACGCTCAGTTGCAGCCTGTACCCATTGGCTATCCTGGAGAATTATACATTGGTGGCAAGAGTTTAGCACGGGGCTACCTCAACCGTCCCGATTTGACTAAGGAGAAATTTATTCCTAACCCCTTTAGTCATCAACCAGGTTCGCGCCTCTACAAAACTGGTGACTTAGCTCGCTACCTGCCTGATGGTAACATTGAGTTCTTGGGTCGCATTGACCATCAAGTCAAGATTCGCGGTTTTCGTATTGAATTAGGTGAAATTGAGGCAGCACTGAGGCAATATCCAGAAGTACGAGAAGCAGTTGTGATAGCCAGAGAGGATATTCCTGGTGATAAGCGTCTAGTAGCCTATCTGGTTGAGAACCCACAAAGCAGGGTACTATCACAGCAGAAGCTAATACCGCTCCTCCGCAGTTTTTTACAAGCAAAATTGCCTGGGTATATGGTACCTGATCGCTTCGTCATCTTGGATGCTCTACCCCTCACCCCTAATGGCAAAGTTGATCGCTCCTCGCTACCAATTCCCGATGCTACCAGACCGGAGCAGTCAGAAAATTTTGTCCCACCAAGTACCCCGACTGAAGAAATCCTCACTGCTATTTGGGCTGAAGTTTTAGGATTAGAACAAGTAGGTATTAACGATAACTTTTTTGAATTGGGGGGAAACTCTCTACTAGCCACCTCTATTGTCTCGCGCATTCAGGAAGCCTTTTCTATCAAACTTCCTCCAGATTATCCATTTACAGCACCTACCATAGCTTCAGTTAGTCAGTCTATTGAAAATGTACCCCCAACTGAGTTCAGCAGTATGGCGGTTGACATCCTTCCTCCTCTAGTACCTGTTTTGCGAGAGAAATACATACCATTATCCTTTGCACAACAGTCTGTATGGGAGCTAATGAAGTTGAATCCAAATAGCTATCCTTTCAACTGCCATCTGACTTTACATTTCACGATCCTACCCTCTCCCCAGGTGTTGGAGCAAAGCATTAATGAAATTATCCGTCGTCACGAAATTCTGCGTACTAGTTTTACTATCGTGGCAGGTGAACTCCAACAGGTCGTTGCTCCATCCCTCACCTTACCTTTAAATATAGTAGACTTACAGCATTTACTTCCAGTAGAGCGAGATGCTGAAGTTCAAAGAATTGCTGATCAAGAAGCTCGGCACAAGTTCAACCTAGCATCTGAGCCTCTCATCAAGACAATCTTGCTACAGTTGACTAAAGAGGAGCATCGGCTATTAATCACGATTCACTATCTGATTATAGATGGCTGGTCAATTGGCATCTTGCTTCAGGAGTTAAGAACCCTCTATAGTGCTTTCTCGATTGGTAAGCCTTCTGGTGCGGACGCTACGCGAACACCCTTACCTGAACCGCTTGTGCAGTACGCTGACTTCACTCTCTGGGAGCAAAAGTGGTTAAATGCAGAAGTGCTGGAAAAGCAGCTTGCTTATTGGCAGAAAAAGCTGACTAATATTCCCATCCCACTTAATTTGCTACCCACCAAACAGCCACAGCAAAGCAGTAGCAGCCGATATGCATCTTCATATTCTTTAGAACTACCCCAAAGTCTGGGAGTTGCAATTAAAGCCCTCAGCCGTTCCCAAGGAGTCACCAATTTTGTTATTATCTTGACTGCTTTGAAGATACTCTTGTTTAAATCGAGTGGACAAAGCGAAATTATCGTGATTGGGGAAGCTGCTAATCGCCGAACGCCAATAATTGAAAAAATGATTGGTTGGTTTATTAATTCCCTTTATTTGCACTCCCATGTAGACAACTCGCAAACAGGACTGACTCTTTTAAAACAGGTTAAAGATACAGTTAGTGAAGCGATCGCTCACCAGGATATTCCGGTAGACAATGTGTTTAATAGTATCAGCAAACTCAAAACGCTGCAAACCACATTTGTTAGTATGACTCCGCCAATCCCTTGGCAAGGTGAAATATTCGAGTTAGAACCCATGTCACTTCTGAATGAAGGTGAAGTTTGGGATGAGGAGCAGACTCCTCTAGAAATTTATATTTATTCACCGAATGAAAATTCATCAATCATCAAAATTTTGGGATATTACAGCACAAACTTATTCACCCATGAAAGTATGGAACAGTTTTTTAGGAACTACCAGAAAATTCTTCAGCAGCTTGTTGAATGCCCAGAAATAAAGATTGCTGAATTTGAATGA
- a CDS encoding MATE family efflux transporter, with the protein MRSPSEFLSEVFATFDCWQDESDGHKSPSNFLSEVFATLKLAVPLGGIQLAETSVNFINTVMMGFLGIESLAGGALGVITFYTLLFICMGIIEGASPLASEAFGAKKIDHISQLLAQGIWLMVAISLPMMLLIWHLDSILIFLGQEEHTVSLTATYLRVIVWAFPAAVGFFILKEIATALNRPKLISAIALTSVPINITINYLLLFGHLGLPALGLAGIAWATTIVFWMNFLGAATILGFHPEFREYKLFSSLGFDKEVFAEIWQNGWPIGLQYAASMFLFTLIALFSGYMGSAVLAANEIAVETIDISLIVPIATSYAAMTRVGQKIGQNDPTGAKRSGLATISIGIAAIGMIAVALWLFPDRITAIFLRANAEDNSIVINSAIPLLRVAGLFLIAYGLNLIAMGMLQGIKDIGLPLIINILIQWCVGMVSGYLFCFYLNWGSVGLWLGLTIGTLLSTVYLIYRFYISTAEIIQSSEDDKSRSINNDQTPVLKSVS; encoded by the coding sequence ATGCGATCGCCGTCAGAATTTTTATCAGAAGTTTTTGCCACTTTCGATTGCTGGCAAGATGAGAGTGATGGACACAAATCGCCGTCAAACTTTTTATCAGAAGTTTTTGCGACTCTAAAATTAGCAGTGCCTTTGGGAGGTATTCAACTAGCGGAAACATCTGTGAATTTTATCAATACAGTTATGATGGGATTCTTGGGCATTGAATCCCTCGCGGGTGGTGCTTTGGGGGTGATCACCTTCTATACCCTATTGTTCATCTGTATGGGGATTATAGAGGGAGCTAGTCCCTTAGCATCTGAAGCGTTTGGCGCAAAAAAAATAGATCACATTTCCCAACTTCTGGCTCAAGGTATCTGGCTAATGGTGGCTATATCTTTACCAATGATGTTACTCATTTGGCATCTAGATTCTATTTTGATATTTCTGGGTCAAGAAGAACACACGGTATCCCTAACTGCAACCTATTTAAGAGTCATTGTTTGGGCTTTTCCCGCAGCAGTGGGGTTCTTCATCCTCAAAGAGATTGCTACTGCTCTCAATCGTCCCAAATTAATTAGTGCGATCGCCCTGACTAGTGTTCCTATCAATATTACCATTAACTATCTTTTACTATTTGGTCACTTAGGCTTGCCAGCCCTGGGATTAGCGGGAATTGCTTGGGCTACTACAATTGTTTTCTGGATGAATTTCTTGGGTGCTGCTACCATACTTGGTTTCCATCCTGAATTTAGAGAATACAAGCTATTTAGTTCTTTAGGGTTCGATAAAGAAGTCTTTGCTGAAATTTGGCAAAATGGCTGGCCTATTGGCTTACAATACGCAGCTTCTATGTTTCTATTTACTTTGATTGCTTTGTTTAGTGGCTATATGGGAAGCGCTGTGCTAGCAGCAAATGAAATTGCTGTAGAAACAATAGATATAAGTTTGATTGTGCCAATTGCGACTTCTTATGCTGCTATGACGCGGGTTGGACAAAAGATTGGTCAGAATGACCCCACTGGCGCAAAGAGGTCAGGATTAGCAACAATTAGCATTGGTATCGCCGCCATTGGTATGATTGCTGTTGCTTTATGGCTGTTTCCAGATCGGATTACGGCGATATTTTTACGAGCAAATGCTGAAGATAATAGTATAGTAATTAATTCTGCAATCCCTTTACTGAGAGTGGCTGGACTTTTTTTAATAGCTTACGGACTTAATTTGATTGCTATGGGAATGTTGCAGGGAATCAAAGATATCGGCTTACCTTTAATAATTAACATCCTAATTCAGTGGTGTGTTGGTATGGTAAGTGGCTATCTATTTTGTTTCTATCTCAATTGGGGAAGTGTCGGTTTGTGGTTAGGGTTAACGATTGGAACTTTACTATCAACGGTGTATTTAATTTATCGTTTTTATATTTCAACTGCTGAGATTATCCAATCTAGCGAGGATGACAAGAGTCGATCCATTAACAATGATCAAACTCCTGTCTTAAAATCGGTTTCTTAG